The following coding sequences are from one Hydra vulgaris chromosome 04, alternate assembly HydraT2T_AEP window:
- the LOC136079281 gene encoding uncharacterized protein LOC136079281 — protein sequence METVWKFTLIDAIFSSVGVFICGIGIFILVKVKKNRIDRTQWYIITNLCIFDVCSCVTIAISSSLYLSNSMRQLSILNIFQYIFILGYYEATLWLVFDRYLHIKLNLKYHQYWSKKKTAAFTLILWFFSILASILFEVFKIQCVYSILVLFDIIIIISSTLVYGFALKVYRSSKLKKRSFNARRPVFKGLLVSSLILFSYALLVVIPDILTLCTYNSMNSWNSYKFSYINCSYIVAMWFDAVVYVVVSPQSLIFLKNRRLSFWSSSTTSKSKNSGKPSVVSIAK from the coding sequence ATGGAAACGGTATGGAAGTTTACGTTAATTGACGCAATTTTCTCATCTGTCGGAGTTTTTATTTGTGGCATTGGtatatttattttggttaaagttaaaaaaaatagaatcgATAGAACACAATGGTACATTATTACCAATCTTTGTATTTTTGACGTTTGTTCTTGTGTTACTATTGCAATAAGCTCTTCGCTCTATCTTTCAAATAGTATGCGTCAACTctccattttaaatatattccaATATATCTTCATTCTTGGTTACTATGAAGCAACATTATGGTTGGTGTTTGACCGATACTTACACATTAAGCTAAACTTAAAATACCATCAATATtggtccaaaaaaaaaacagcagcgtttactttaatattatggtttttttcaatacttgctTCAATCttgtttgaagtttttaaaatacaatgtgtatatagtatattggtactttttgatataattataattatttcttcaACCTTAGTATATGGGTTTGCATTAAAAGTATACCGAAgttcaaaattaaagaaacggTCTTTTAATGCTCGAAGACCTGTTTTCAAAGGATTATTGGTATCATCTCTGATATTATTTTCATACGCTTTATTAGTGGTTATTCCTGATATCTTGACTCTTTGTACTTATAACAGTATGAACAGTTGGAACAGTTACAAATTTTCGTATATAAACTGTAGCTATATTGTTGCCATGTGGTTTGATGCAGTGGTGTATGTTGTTGTTTCTCCTCAATcactaatttttctaaaaaatagaagatTGAGTTTTTGGAGCAGCAGTACAActagtaaaagtaaaaacagcGGAAAACCTTCTGTGGTTtcaattgcaaaataa